In Sinorhizobium arboris LMG 14919, a genomic segment contains:
- a CDS encoding TRAP transporter substrate-binding protein translates to MRKLLLATTAIAFGLSAAAPAFAEFNDRNIRVSNGINEDHPVGNGIKAMQACLDQKSGGKLKLTAFWGGALGGDLQATQALRSGVQEAVVTSSSPLVGIIPALGVFDLPFLFANAQEAYTVLDGDFGDMMNEKLEAAGLVNLAYWENGFRNLSNSVRPVTKWEDFEGMKVRVMQNNIFLDTFQNLGANATPMAFGEVFSALETKAIDAQENPYVTIDTSKFFEVQKYVTETNHAYTPFLFLFSKPIFDSYTPEEQAALRECAVVGRDEERKVIQDLNKKSLEKIKEAGLEVNALSPEEQARIREKSMVVYEKHKAAIGADVVDGILAKLEEIRK, encoded by the coding sequence GTGAGAAAACTGCTCCTTGCCACGACTGCCATCGCTTTCGGCCTTTCGGCCGCGGCTCCGGCTTTCGCCGAGTTCAACGACCGCAACATCCGCGTGTCCAACGGCATCAACGAAGACCATCCGGTTGGCAACGGCATCAAGGCGATGCAAGCCTGCCTCGATCAGAAGTCGGGCGGCAAGCTGAAGCTTACCGCTTTCTGGGGCGGCGCGCTCGGTGGCGACCTTCAGGCAACGCAGGCCCTGCGCTCCGGCGTGCAGGAGGCCGTCGTGACGTCGTCCTCGCCGCTCGTCGGCATCATCCCGGCACTCGGCGTCTTCGACTTGCCGTTCCTCTTCGCCAACGCTCAGGAAGCCTACACGGTGCTCGATGGCGATTTCGGCGACATGATGAACGAGAAGCTGGAAGCTGCCGGCCTGGTCAATCTCGCCTATTGGGAAAACGGATTCCGTAACCTGTCGAACTCGGTTCGTCCGGTCACCAAGTGGGAAGATTTCGAAGGGATGAAGGTTCGCGTGATGCAGAACAACATCTTCCTCGACACCTTCCAGAACCTCGGTGCCAACGCCACTCCGATGGCCTTCGGCGAAGTCTTCTCGGCGCTCGAAACCAAGGCGATCGACGCGCAGGAAAACCCTTATGTGACGATCGATACCTCGAAGTTCTTCGAAGTGCAGAAGTACGTCACTGAAACGAACCACGCTTACACGCCCTTCCTCTTCCTGTTCTCGAAGCCGATCTTCGACAGCTATACGCCGGAAGAGCAGGCAGCACTGCGTGAATGTGCAGTCGTCGGTCGCGACGAAGAGCGCAAGGTGATCCAGGACCTCAACAAGAAGTCGCTGGAAAAGATCAAGGAAGCCGGCCTCGAGGTGAACGCCTTGTCTCCTGAAGAACAGGCTCGTATCCGCGAGAAGTCCATGGTCGTCTATGAAAAGCACAAGGCTGCGATCGGTGCCGACGTGGTAGACGGTATTCTCGCCAAGCTGGAAGAGATCCGCAAGTAA
- a CDS encoding TRAP transporter large permease, whose translation MTLVVFIVSLLGAMAIGVPVAFSLMFCGVMLMWYMGMFNTQIIAQNMIAGADTFTLLAIPFFILAGELMNAGGLSRRIIDFAIACVGHIRGGLGIVAIMAAVIMASISGSAAADTAALAAILIPMMAKAGYNVPRSAGLIAAGGVIAPVIPPSMAFIVFGVAANVSITQLFMAGIVPGLIMGIALIATWLLVVRKDKIQPLPRTPIKERLGATGRALWALGMPVIILGGIKAGVVTPTEAAVVAAAYALFVGMVIYRELKPSELPRVILQAAKTTAVIMFLVCAALVSAWLITAANIPAEITGFISPLIDRPTLLMIVIMAVVLVVGTALDLTPTILILTPVLMPIVKQAGIDPVYFGVLFIMNTCIGLLTPPVGVVLNVVSGVGRVPLGKVTVGVAPFLVAQILVLFLLVLFPDIVIVPARWLN comes from the coding sequence ATGACTCTTGTCGTCTTCATCGTGTCGCTGCTGGGCGCCATGGCAATCGGCGTGCCGGTTGCCTTCTCGCTGATGTTCTGCGGCGTCATGCTCATGTGGTACATGGGCATGTTCAATACCCAGATCATTGCACAAAACATGATCGCGGGTGCGGATACCTTCACGCTCCTCGCCATCCCGTTCTTCATTCTCGCCGGTGAATTGATGAACGCAGGCGGCCTCTCGCGTCGCATCATCGATTTCGCAATCGCCTGTGTCGGTCACATCCGCGGCGGCCTCGGCATCGTCGCCATCATGGCAGCCGTGATCATGGCAAGTATCTCGGGTTCGGCAGCAGCCGATACCGCGGCACTTGCGGCAATCCTCATCCCGATGATGGCCAAGGCTGGTTACAACGTTCCCCGATCCGCGGGCCTGATTGCTGCAGGCGGCGTCATTGCCCCCGTCATTCCGCCATCCATGGCCTTCATCGTGTTCGGGGTGGCGGCGAACGTCTCGATTACGCAGCTCTTCATGGCCGGGATCGTGCCCGGCCTGATCATGGGTATCGCCCTGATCGCAACCTGGCTGCTGGTCGTGCGGAAGGATAAAATCCAGCCGCTCCCACGCACGCCGATCAAAGAGCGGCTCGGCGCCACCGGGAGAGCGCTTTGGGCCCTCGGCATGCCGGTCATCATTCTGGGTGGCATCAAGGCCGGCGTCGTGACGCCGACCGAAGCTGCCGTGGTCGCTGCAGCCTACGCCCTCTTCGTCGGCATGGTCATCTATCGGGAGCTCAAGCCCAGTGAATTGCCACGCGTCATTCTTCAGGCGGCGAAGACCACCGCTGTCATCATGTTCCTCGTTTGCGCTGCACTGGTTTCTGCGTGGCTGATAACTGCCGCGAACATCCCGGCAGAAATCACCGGCTTCATCTCTCCGCTCATTGACCGGCCGACGCTATTGATGATCGTGATCATGGCGGTCGTATTGGTGGTGGGCACCGCACTCGACCTTACGCCCACGATCCTGATCCTGACGCCTGTGCTGATGCCGATCGTCAAGCAGGCCGGCATCGATCCTGTCTATTTCGGTGTTCTGTTCATCATGAATACCTGCATTGGGCTCCTGACCCCGCCTGTCGGCGTCGTGTTGAACGTCGTCAGCGGCGTCGGCCGGGTTCCGCTTGGGAAGGTGACCGTAGGCGTGGCTCCCTTCCTGGTGGCCCAGATACTGGTGCTTTTCCTTCTTGTCCTGTTCCCGGACATCGTCATCGTGCCCGCACGCTGGCTCAACTAA
- a CDS encoding TRAP transporter small permease: MQRAIDIFYRLLELLLIVLLAGMAVMVFLNVVLRYGFNSGINVSDEMSRYFFVWLTFIGAVVTFRENSHVGVETMVMLFGRKGRIICMILSNIVIIAVSAIFFWGTWKQSPINASMAAPVTGISMLWVYGIGFFTGAGVVLIALERLFRLLTGRITEEEIAAFAGENMSLEHLAERT; this comes from the coding sequence ATGCAAAGAGCGATCGATATTTTCTACAGGCTCCTCGAGCTGCTGCTGATCGTGCTGCTCGCAGGTATGGCCGTCATGGTGTTCCTGAACGTCGTGCTGCGCTATGGCTTCAACTCCGGCATCAACGTCTCGGACGAGATGTCGCGGTATTTCTTTGTGTGGCTTACCTTCATTGGTGCGGTCGTCACCTTTCGCGAAAATTCGCACGTCGGCGTCGAGACCATGGTCATGCTGTTCGGTCGCAAGGGCCGCATCATCTGCATGATCCTCTCCAACATTGTCATCATCGCCGTGTCGGCGATCTTCTTCTGGGGCACCTGGAAGCAATCGCCGATCAACGCCTCGATGGCCGCGCCGGTTACCGGCATCTCGATGTTGTGGGTTTACGGGATCGGCTTTTTCACCGGAGCAGGCGTCGTCCTGATCGCGCTCGAACGCCTTTTCCGCTTGCTGACGGGACGCATCACGGAAGAAGAGATCGCCGCCTTCGCCGGTGAAAACATGTCCCTCGAGCACCTGGCGGAGCGCACATAA
- a CDS encoding fumarylacetoacetate hydrolase family protein — protein MSGGFLVNFEQALSADSILPADASSAVLVGRVWSKTAGGPCPVLVSGGEVFDLTPLAATLSALLEIEGLVDGLRDTSRFASLGSLDAFLRGEAGDLLAPADLQAVKAAGVTFADSMLERVIEEQAKGDPLRAQEIRGRLAPVLGDNLKGLVAGSDKAAEVKQLLQELGLWSQYLEVGIGPDAEIFTKAQPMSSVGCGAHIGIHPKSDWNNPEPEVVLAVTSKGKIVGAALGNDVNLRDFEGRSALLLSKAKDNNASCSIGPFIRLFDGAFTIEDVKQAEVSLVVDGREGFKMTGVSPMSAISRSPEDLVSQLLNDNHQYPDGVVFFLGTMFAPVKDRRGAGLGFTHEIGDRVEISTPRLGRLVNWVDHSDRCPKWSFGLGALMKNLAERGLL, from the coding sequence ATAAGCGGAGGATTTCTGGTGAATTTCGAGCAGGCGCTGAGCGCCGATTCAATCCTACCTGCAGATGCATCCAGCGCGGTGCTCGTCGGGCGTGTCTGGTCCAAAACGGCAGGCGGGCCTTGCCCGGTCCTGGTCTCCGGTGGAGAGGTTTTCGACCTTACTCCCCTCGCGGCAACGCTTTCCGCGCTTCTTGAGATCGAAGGTCTTGTCGACGGCTTGCGCGATACTTCGCGTTTTGCAAGCCTCGGCTCTCTCGATGCATTCCTCCGAGGCGAGGCGGGCGATCTTCTGGCGCCCGCCGATCTGCAGGCCGTCAAGGCGGCAGGCGTGACCTTTGCGGATAGCATGCTGGAGCGCGTCATCGAGGAACAGGCCAAGGGCGATCCGCTGCGCGCACAGGAAATTCGCGGCCGGCTCGCCCCTGTCCTCGGCGACAATCTCAAGGGCCTCGTTGCCGGTTCCGACAAGGCGGCAGAGGTCAAGCAACTGCTCCAGGAACTCGGTCTCTGGTCGCAGTACCTCGAAGTGGGTATTGGTCCCGATGCCGAAATCTTCACCAAGGCGCAGCCCATGTCTTCGGTCGGTTGCGGTGCGCATATCGGCATCCACCCCAAATCCGATTGGAACAATCCGGAGCCGGAAGTGGTGCTCGCCGTCACGTCGAAGGGCAAGATAGTCGGCGCGGCGCTCGGCAACGATGTCAACCTTCGCGATTTCGAAGGGCGCTCCGCACTGCTTCTCAGCAAGGCGAAGGACAATAATGCGTCCTGCTCGATCGGCCCGTTCATACGGCTCTTCGACGGTGCCTTCACGATCGAGGACGTGAAGCAGGCGGAGGTCTCGCTTGTCGTCGACGGCCGGGAAGGTTTCAAGATGACCGGCGTCAGCCCGATGTCGGCGATCAGCCGCAGCCCCGAAGACCTCGTTTCGCAGCTTCTCAACGACAACCACCAGTATCCCGATGGCGTGGTTTTCTTCCTCGGAACCATGTTTGCGCCAGTGAAGGACCGTCGCGGCGCAGGCCTTGGTTTCACGCATGAAATCGGAGACCGGGTCGAGATCTCGACGCCGCGCCTCGGGCGCCTTGTAAACTGGGTCGACCATAGCGACCGCTGCCCGAAATGGAGCTTCGGCCTTGGCGCTCTGATGAAAAACCTCGCTGAACGCGGGCTCCTGTAG
- a CDS encoding FadR/GntR family transcriptional regulator produces the protein MAAMDFGQLSRSEHLPARIAAKIGREIIEGRIAPGEKLPTEHLLAKTFGVSRSVVREAIAQLRNEGLVETRQGVGAFATEIERRQSLRIEQGDLSNRGSFRDLFQLRIPLEVEAARLAAIHHTPEDLGKIDEALQQMTGAEKWTEQGIVADLAFHRAIAAATHNEYFLLFIGFIAERISLAINAARAAAILEEIVEVTIAEHVSIRDGVAARDPVKAEEAMRYHLNGAAARLDLTIESF, from the coding sequence TTGGCGGCAATGGATTTCGGTCAGCTCAGCAGGAGCGAGCATCTGCCCGCGCGCATCGCTGCGAAGATCGGCAGGGAGATCATCGAGGGACGTATCGCGCCCGGAGAGAAACTGCCGACGGAGCATCTGCTAGCCAAGACCTTCGGGGTCAGCCGCTCGGTCGTGCGGGAGGCCATAGCCCAATTGCGCAATGAGGGGCTGGTGGAGACCCGCCAAGGTGTCGGCGCCTTCGCCACGGAAATCGAACGCCGGCAATCGCTTCGGATAGAGCAGGGAGATCTCTCGAACCGGGGAAGCTTCCGTGATCTCTTTCAGCTCCGGATTCCGCTGGAGGTGGAGGCGGCACGACTTGCGGCGATCCATCATACACCGGAGGATCTGGGCAAGATCGACGAAGCGCTGCAGCAGATGACCGGTGCAGAGAAATGGACGGAGCAGGGGATCGTCGCCGACCTCGCCTTTCACCGCGCAATCGCGGCGGCAACCCACAACGAATATTTCCTGCTCTTCATCGGATTCATCGCGGAGCGGATCAGCCTGGCCATCAACGCGGCGCGTGCCGCCGCGATACTGGAGGAAATCGTTGAAGTCACGATTGCAGAACATGTCTCGATCCGCGATGGCGTGGCGGCACGGGATCCCGTCAAGGCTGAGGAGGCAATGCGGTATCATCTGAACGGGGCAGCGGCGCGTCTGGACTTGACGATTGAAAGCTTCTAG
- a CDS encoding FAD-binding oxidoreductase has protein sequence MTSGIAATIEDATGLAEQRLALRRMLGEGMVLTETEETLRYCRDWHGDVTSGAVAVIRPRSTEQVAAAVKACRELGLSIVPQGGNTGLVLGAIPDAPERQVVLSLERMNRIRKIDADDFSAVVEAGCILSELKDAIAETGMFFPLALGAQGSCLIGGNVSTNAGGVNVLRYGMTRELVLGLEVVLPDGSILEGLSTLRKDNRGIDLKQLFIGAEGTLGIITAVSLKLMPYPDRVSTALLGLASLEDAITLYRRARRDCCDLMSAFEFMPPLAFTLAQEAMPDLPIPIPAEYPAYVLMEISGSGLVDVDDLMQRFLEGVMEEGLVVDGTIAASQTQARNLWLIREGMNEGQAKRGTHMRTDISVPLSQLASFVEEAEKAVSEALPGAVSVSYGHVGDGNVHLNVLPPAGSTSEERVQCIYTAKMVVNEVLDRYTGSISAEHGIGRLKRPDFDVRLTGTRRKLLTALKHAIDPEMIMNPGCQLRF, from the coding sequence ATGACGAGCGGAATTGCGGCCACGATAGAGGATGCGACGGGCCTTGCGGAACAGCGCCTGGCGCTACGCCGTATGCTCGGTGAAGGCATGGTGCTGACGGAAACGGAAGAAACGCTCCGCTACTGCCGTGACTGGCATGGCGACGTGACCAGCGGCGCCGTGGCTGTGATTCGCCCGCGCTCGACCGAGCAGGTCGCAGCGGCTGTGAAAGCCTGCCGCGAACTCGGGCTTTCGATCGTGCCGCAGGGCGGCAATACCGGCCTCGTGCTTGGCGCAATCCCCGATGCGCCGGAGCGGCAGGTCGTGCTTTCTCTCGAACGCATGAACCGCATCCGCAAGATCGATGCCGACGACTTTTCCGCAGTTGTGGAGGCCGGCTGCATCCTGTCCGAGCTCAAGGATGCGATTGCGGAAACGGGCATGTTCTTTCCGCTTGCGCTCGGCGCGCAGGGAAGCTGCCTGATCGGAGGGAATGTTTCGACGAACGCCGGCGGCGTCAACGTGCTCCGCTACGGCATGACCCGTGAACTGGTGCTTGGACTTGAAGTGGTTCTCCCGGACGGCAGCATCCTCGAAGGTCTTTCGACGCTGAGAAAGGACAATCGCGGTATTGACCTGAAGCAGCTGTTCATCGGTGCGGAAGGCACACTCGGCATCATCACCGCCGTTTCCCTCAAGCTGATGCCCTATCCCGACCGCGTATCTACCGCGCTGCTCGGGCTTGCCTCGCTGGAAGACGCCATCACGCTTTATCGCCGGGCGCGGCGGGACTGCTGTGATCTGATGTCGGCCTTCGAGTTCATGCCGCCGCTCGCCTTCACCTTGGCGCAGGAGGCGATGCCCGATCTGCCGATCCCGATCCCGGCGGAATATCCGGCCTATGTGCTCATGGAGATTTCCGGCTCCGGTCTCGTCGATGTCGACGATCTGATGCAGCGCTTCCTTGAAGGTGTGATGGAGGAAGGGCTCGTCGTCGACGGAACGATCGCCGCCTCGCAGACGCAAGCTCGCAATCTTTGGCTGATCCGCGAAGGCATGAACGAAGGCCAGGCGAAGCGCGGCACGCATATGCGCACCGATATTTCCGTACCGCTCTCACAGCTCGCATCCTTCGTCGAGGAGGCGGAAAAGGCGGTATCCGAGGCGCTTCCGGGCGCTGTCAGCGTCTCCTACGGCCATGTCGGCGACGGCAATGTGCATCTCAACGTCTTGCCGCCGGCAGGCAGTACGTCCGAGGAGCGAGTCCAATGCATTTACACGGCCAAAATGGTCGTCAACGAGGTGCTCGATCGCTACACCGGAAGCATCAGCGCCGAGCACGGTATCGGCCGCCTGAAGCGCCCGGATTTCGATGTCAGGCTGACCGGCACCCGTCGAAAGTTGTTGACGGCGCTAAAGCATGCCATTGATCCCGAGATGATCATGAACCCTGGTTGTCAATTGAGATTTTAG
- the denD gene encoding D-erythronate dehydrogenase — protein MHILIIGAAGMVGRKLTQRLVKDGTLGGKPVEKLTLVDVVAPEAPQGFTGTAVAREGDLSASGEAEKLIEGRPDVIFHLAAIVSGEAELDFDKGYRINLDGTRYLFDAIRLAHNQDGYKPRLVFTSSIAVVGAPLPFPIPDDYHLTPLTSYGTQKAVCELLLSDYSRRGFFDGIGIRLPTICIRPGKPNKAASGFFSNILREPLVGQEAVLPVSEDVRHWHTSPRSAVGFLIHGATIDLEKVGPRRNLSMPGLSATVGEQIQALRRVAGERAAKLIRREPDEMIMKMVAGWAPGFEAKRATELGFTAEKSFDEIIRVHIEDELGGKL, from the coding sequence ATGCATATCCTGATCATCGGCGCTGCCGGGATGGTCGGCCGCAAGCTCACGCAACGACTTGTCAAAGACGGCACTCTCGGCGGCAAGCCGGTCGAGAAGCTGACGCTCGTGGACGTGGTGGCGCCGGAGGCGCCGCAGGGCTTTACCGGGACGGCCGTGGCACGCGAAGGCGACCTTTCCGCTTCCGGCGAAGCCGAAAAGCTGATCGAGGGGCGCCCGGATGTTATCTTCCATCTGGCGGCAATCGTTTCGGGTGAAGCCGAACTCGACTTCGACAAGGGCTACCGCATCAATCTTGACGGCACGCGCTATCTCTTCGATGCAATCCGCCTCGCTCACAATCAGGACGGCTACAAGCCTCGCCTCGTCTTCACTTCATCGATCGCCGTGGTCGGAGCACCGCTCCCCTTCCCCATCCCCGACGATTATCACCTCACTCCGCTCACGAGCTACGGCACCCAGAAAGCGGTCTGCGAGCTGCTGCTCTCCGACTACAGCCGCCGCGGCTTCTTCGATGGCATCGGCATCCGCCTGCCGACGATATGCATCCGTCCCGGAAAGCCCAACAAGGCCGCTTCCGGTTTCTTCTCCAATATCCTGCGCGAGCCGCTGGTCGGCCAGGAAGCCGTACTGCCTGTTTCAGAGGATGTCCGCCACTGGCATACTTCGCCCCGATCGGCGGTCGGCTTCCTTATCCACGGCGCGACGATCGACCTTGAAAAGGTCGGCCCGCGGCGAAACCTTTCCATGCCGGGTCTCAGTGCCACCGTCGGCGAGCAGATCCAGGCGCTGCGCCGCGTTGCCGGCGAAAGGGCCGCGAAGCTCATCCGCCGCGAACCCGACGAGATGATCATGAAGATGGTCGCCGGCTGGGCACCGGGCTTCGAGGCCAAGCGCGCCACCGAACTTGGCTTCACCGCCGAAAAGAGCTTCGACGAGATCATCCGCGTGCACATCGAGGACGAACTGGGAGGAAAGCTGTGA
- a CDS encoding NAD(P)-dependent oxidoreductase — protein sequence MIGKPKIAFLGTGLMGAPMARRLLDAGFPVTVWNRDAGKAEPLAANGAEVAASPADAVAGAAVVFTMLTNGQAVSEVLFERGVADALPEGTIVVDCSSIAPPIAREHARRLAEKGIRHLDAPVSGGVVGAAAGTLAIMAGGDGAVVESLKDVFAVLGRVTHVGPSGAGQVCKLANQQIVAVTIGAVAEAMILVDAGGASRAAFRDAIRGGFAESRILELHGARMVERNFTPGGASINQLKDLNAVMAMAEEVSLELPLTRQVWQEFADFVESGGAEQDHSGLLLHLEKLNPRNKVRHD from the coding sequence GTGATCGGGAAGCCGAAGATTGCGTTTCTAGGCACGGGCTTGATGGGTGCGCCGATGGCACGGCGTCTCCTCGATGCCGGTTTTCCGGTTACGGTCTGGAACCGTGATGCCGGCAAGGCCGAGCCGCTGGCCGCCAACGGTGCTGAAGTTGCTGCCTCGCCGGCCGATGCCGTTGCCGGCGCTGCAGTCGTCTTTACGATGCTGACCAATGGCCAGGCCGTATCCGAGGTCCTGTTCGAGCGCGGCGTCGCCGATGCACTGCCGGAAGGCACGATCGTGGTGGATTGCAGTTCCATCGCCCCGCCGATCGCCCGCGAACATGCCCGCAGATTGGCAGAAAAGGGCATCCGTCATCTCGACGCGCCGGTTTCGGGCGGCGTCGTCGGCGCGGCCGCCGGTACGCTCGCCATCATGGCCGGCGGCGATGGCGCCGTTGTTGAAAGCCTCAAGGACGTCTTCGCGGTGCTCGGCCGCGTGACCCACGTGGGCCCGAGCGGTGCCGGCCAGGTCTGCAAGCTCGCGAACCAACAGATCGTCGCCGTGACCATCGGCGCAGTGGCCGAAGCCATGATCCTGGTGGACGCAGGGGGAGCCTCGCGCGCGGCCTTTCGGGACGCGATCCGCGGCGGCTTTGCCGAAAGCCGGATCCTGGAACTGCACGGCGCCCGTATGGTGGAGCGCAACTTCACGCCGGGCGGCGCGTCGATCAACCAGCTGAAGGACCTGAATGCCGTAATGGCCATGGCGGAAGAAGTCTCCCTGGAGCTTCCCCTGACCAGGCAGGTGTGGCAGGAGTTTGCCGATTTCGTCGAGTCCGGCGGAGCCGAACAGGATCACAGCGGCCTGCTTCTGCATCTCGAAAAGCTCAACCCAAGGAACAAGGTCCGTCATGACTGA